From Pan troglodytes isolate AG18354 chromosome 11, NHGRI_mPanTro3-v2.0_pri, whole genome shotgun sequence, the proteins below share one genomic window:
- the DAB2IP gene encoding disabled homolog 2-interacting protein isoform X14: MPRLKESRSHESLLSPSSAVEALDLSMEEEVVIKPVHSSILGQDYCFEVTTSSGSKCFSCRSAAERDKWMENLRRAVHPNKDNSRRVEHILKLWVIEAKDLPAKKKYLCELCLDDVLYARTTGKLKTDNVFWGEHFEFHNLPPLRTVTVHLYRETDKKKKKERNSYLGLVSLPAASVAGRQFVEKWYPVVTPNPKGGKGPGPMIRIKARYQTITILPMEMYKEFAEHITNHYLGLCAALEPILSAKTKEEMASALVHILQSTGKVKDFLTDLMMSEVDRCGDNEHLIFRENTLATKAIEEYLKLVGQKYLQDALGEFIKALYESDENCEVDPSKCSAADLPEHQGNLKMCCELAFCKIINSYCVFPRELKEVFASWRQECSSRGRPDISERLISASLFLRFLCPAIMSPSLFNLLQEYPDDRTARTLTLIAKVTQNLANFAKFGSKEEYMSFMNQFLEHEWTNMQRFLLEISNPETLSNTAGFEGYIDLGRELSSLHSLLWEAVSQLEQSIVSKLGPLPRILRDVHTALSTPGSGQLPGTNDLASTPGSGSSSISAGLQKMVIENDLSGSSGVQPSPARSSSYSEANEPDLQMANGGKSLSMVDLQDARTLDGEAGSPAGPDVLPTDGQAAAAQLVAGWPARATPVNLAGLATVRRAGQTPTTPGTSEGAPGRPQLLAPLSFQNPVYQMAAGLPLSPRGLGDSGSEGHSSLSSHSNSEELAAAAKLGSFSTAAEELARRPGELARRQMSLTEKGGQPTVPRQNSAGPQRRIDQPPPPPPPPPPAPRGRTPPNLLSTLQYPRPSSGTLASASPDWVGPSTRLRQQSSSSKGDSPELKPRAVHKQGPSPVSPNALDRTAAWLLTMNAQLLEDEGLGPDPPHRDRLRSKDELSQAEKDLAVLQDKLRISTKKLEEYETLFKCQEETTQKLVLEYQARLEEGEERLRRQQEDKDIQMKGIISRLMSVEEELKKDHAEMQAAVDSKQKIIDAQEKRIASLDAANARLMSALTQLKESMH; this comes from the exons ATGCCGAGGCTGAAGGAGTCTCGCTCCCACGAGTCCCTGCTCAGCCCCAGCAGTGCAGTGGAGGCGCTGGACCTCAGCATGGAGGAAGAGGTGGTCATCAAGCCCGTGCACAGCAGCATCCTTGGCCAGGACTACTGCTTCGAG GTGACGACGTCATCAGGAAGCAAGTGCTTTTCCTGCCGGTCTGCAGCTGAGCGGGATAAGTGGATGGAGAACCTGCGGCGAGCGGTGCATCCCAACAAG GACAACAGCCGGCGTGTGGAGCACATCCTGAAGCTGTGGGTGATCGAGGCCAAGGACCTGCCAGCCAAGAAGAAGTACCTGTGCGAGCTGTGCCTGGACGATGTGCTCTATGCCCGCACCACGGGCAAGCTCAAGACGGACAATGTTTTCTGGGGCGAGCACTTTGAGTTCCACAACTTGCCGCCTCTGCGCACGGTCACTGTCCACCTGTACCGGGAGACcgacaagaagaagaagaaggagcgCAACAGTTACCTGGGCCTGGTGAGCCTACCTGCTGCCTCGGTGGCCGGGCGGCAGTTCGTGGAGAAGTGGTACCCGGTGGTGACGCCCAACCCCAAGGGCGGCAAGGGCCCTGGACCCATGATCCGCATCAAGGCGCGCTACCAAACCATCACCATCCTGCCCATGGAGATGTACAAAGAGTTCGCTGAGCACATCACCAACCACTACCTGGGGCTGTGTGCAGCCCTCGAGCCCATCCTCAGTGCCAAGACCAAGGAGGAGATGGCATCTGCCCTGGTGCACATCCTGCAGAGCACGGGCAAGGTGAAG GACTTCCTGACAGACCTGATGATGTCAGAGGTGGACCGCTGCGGGGACAACGAGCACCTCATCTTCCGGGAGAACACACTGGCCACCAAGGCCATTGAGGAGTACCTCAAGCTAGTGGGCCAGAAGTACCTGCAGGACGCCCTAG GTGAGTTCATCAAAGCGCTGTATGAGTCAGATGAGAACTGCGAAGTGGATCCCAGCAAGTGCTCGGCCGCTGACCTCCCAGAGCACCAGGGCAACCTCAAGATGTGCTGCGAGCTGGCCTTCTGCAAGATCATCAACTCCTACTG TGTCTTCCCACGGGAGTTGAAAGAGGTGTTTGCCTCGTGGAGGCAGGAGTGCAGCAGTCGCGGCCGGCCGGACATCAGTGAGCGGCTCATCAGCGCCTCCCTCTTCCTGCGCTTCCTCTGCCCAGCCATCATGTCGCCCTCACTCTTCAACCTGCTGCAGGAGTACCCTGATGACCGCACTGCCCGCACCCTCACCCTCATCGCCAAGGTCACCCAGAACCTGGCCAACTTTGCCAA ATTTGGCAGCAAGGAGGAATACATGTCCTTCATGAACCAGTTCCTAGAGCATGAGTGGACCAACATGCAGCGCTTCCTGCTGGAGATCTCCAACCCCGAGACCCTCTCCAATACAGCCGGCTTCGAGGGCTACATCGACCTGGGCCGCGAGCTCTCCAGCCTGCACTCACTGCTCTGGGAGGCCGTCAGCCAGCTGGAGCAG AGCATAGTATCCAAACTGGGACCCCTGCCTCGGATCCTGAGGGACGTCCACACAGCACTGAGCACCCCAGGTAGCGGGCAGCTCCCAGGGACCAATGACCTGGCCTCCACACCGGGCTCTGGCAGCAGCAGCATCTCAGCTGGGCTGCAGAAGATGGTGATTGAGAACGATCTTTCCGG GTCCTCCGGGGTCCAGCCCTCACCTGCCCGCAGCTCGAGTTACTCGGAAGCCAACGAGCCTGATCTTCAGATGGCCAACGGTGGCAAGAGCCTCTCCATGGTGGACCTCCAGGACGCCCGCACGCTGGACGGGGAGGCAGGCTCCCCGGCGGGCCCCGACGTCCTCCCCACAGATGGGCAGGCCGCTGCAGCTCAGCTGGTGGCCGGGTGGCCGGCCCGGGCAACCCCAGTGAACCTGGCAGGGCTGGCCACAGTGCGGCGGGCAGGCCAGACACCAACCACACCAGGCACCTCCGAGGGCGCGCCAGGCCGGCCCCAGCTGTTGGCACCGCTCTCCTTCCAGAACCCTGTGTACCAGATGGCGGCTGGCCTGCCGCTGTCACCCCGTGGCCTTGGCGACTCAGGCTCTGAGGGCCACAGCTCCCTGAGCTCACACAGCAACAGCGAGGAGTTGGCGGCCGCTGCCAAGCTGGGAAGTTTCAGCACTGCCGCGGAGGAGCTGGCTCGGCGGCCCGGTGAGCTGGCACGGCGACAGATGTCACTGACTGAAAAAGGCGGGCAGCCCACGGTGCCACGGCAGAACAGTGCTGGCCCCCAGAGGAGGATCGACCAGCctccgcccccacccccgccgccaCCTCCTGCCCCCCGCGGCCGGACGCCCCCCAACCTGCTGAGCACCCTGCAGTACCCAAGACCCTCAAGCGGAACCCTGGCGTCGGCCTCACCTGATTGGGTGGGCCCCAGTACCCGCCTGAGGCAGCAGTCCTCTTCCTCCAAGGGGGACAGCCCAGAACTGAAGCCACGGGCAGTGCACAAGCAG GGCCCTTCACCTGTGAGCCCCAATGCCCTGGACCGCACAGCCGCTTGGCTCTTGACCATGAACGCGCAGTTGTTAGAAGACGAGGGTCTGGGCCCAGACCCCCCCCACAGGGATAGGCTAAGGAGTAAGGACGAGCTCAGCCAAGCAGAAAAG GACCTGGCGGTGCTGCAGGACAAGCTGCGAATCTCCACCAAGAAGCTGGAGGAGTATGAGACCCTGTTCAAGTGCCAGGAGGAGACGACGCAGAAGCTGGTGCTGGAGTACCAGGCACGGCTGGAGGAGGGCGAGGAGCGGCTGCGGCGGCAGCAGGAGGACAAGGACATCCAGATGAAGGGCATCATCAGCAG GTTGATGTCCGTGGAGGAAGAACTGAAGAAGGACCACGCAGAGATGCAAGCGGCTGTGGACTCCAAACAGAAGATCATTGATGCCCAG GAGAAGCGCATTGCCTCGTTGGATGCCGCCAATGCCCGCCTCATGAGCGCCCTGACCCAGCTGAAAGAGAG tatGCATTAG
- the DAB2IP gene encoding disabled homolog 2-interacting protein isoform X10, translated as MDPRGLGVAATLDQRWDAGAHLLPSLAGLSFSPVKRGEVSICLLGSWRFCEVTCVVVHVTHGPRSHLMPRLKESRSHESLLSPSSAVEALDLSMEEEVVIKPVHSSILGQDYCFEVTTSSGSKCFSCRSAAERDKWMENLRRAVHPNKDNSRRVEHILKLWVIEAKDLPAKKKYLCELCLDDVLYARTTGKLKTDNVFWGEHFEFHNLPPLRTVTVHLYRETDKKKKKERNSYLGLVSLPAASVAGRQFVEKWYPVVTPNPKGGKGPGPMIRIKARYQTITILPMEMYKEFAEHITNHYLGLCAALEPILSAKTKEEMASALVHILQSTGKVKDFLTDLMMSEVDRCGDNEHLIFRENTLATKAIEEYLKLVGQKYLQDALGEFIKALYESDENCEVDPSKCSAADLPEHQGNLKMCCELAFCKIINSYCVFPRELKEVFASWRQECSSRGRPDISERLISASLFLRFLCPAIMSPSLFNLLQEYPDDRTARTLTLIAKVTQNLANFAKFGSKEEYMSFMNQFLEHEWTNMQRFLLEISNPETLSNTAGFEGYIDLGRELSSLHSLLWEAVSQLEQSIVSKLGPLPRILRDVHTALSTPGSGQLPGTNDLASTPGSGSSSISAGLQKMVIENDLSGLIDFTRLPSPTPENKDLFFVTRSSGVQPSPARSSSYSEANEPDLQMANGGKSLSMVDLQDARTLDGEAGSPAGPDVLPTDGQAAAAQLVAGWPARATPVNLAGLATVRRAGQTPTTPGTSEGAPGRPQLLAPLSFQNPVYQMAAGLPLSPRGLGDSGSEGHSSLSSHSNSEELAAAAKLGSFSTAAEELARRPGELARRQMSLTEKGGQPTVPRQNSAGPQRRIDQPPPPPPPPPPAPRGRTPPNLLSTLQYPRPSSGTLASASPDWVGPSTRLRQQSSSSKGDSPELKPRAVHKQGPSPVSPNALDRTAAWLLTMNAQLLEDEGLGPDPPHRDRLRSKDELSQAEKDLAVLQDKLRISTKKLEEYETLFKCQEETTQKLVLEYQARLEEGEERLRRQQEDKDIQMKGIISRLMSVEEELKKDHAEMQAAVDSKQKIIDAQEKRIASLDAANARLMSALTQLKESMH; from the exons atggaccCAAGAGGTTTGGGTGTCGCAGCAACACTAGATCAAAGATGGGATGCTGGGGCACATCTCTTGCCCTCCCTggcaggcctcagtttctcccctgTAAAGCGGGGTGAGGTCAGCATCTGCCTCTTGGGCTCGTGGAGATTCTGTGAGGTGACTTGTGTGGTGGTTCATGTGACGCATGGCCCAAG GTCCCATCTGATGCCGAGGCTGAAGGAGTCTCGCTCCCACGAGTCCCTGCTCAGCCCCAGCAGTGCAGTGGAGGCGCTGGACCTCAGCATGGAGGAAGAGGTGGTCATCAAGCCCGTGCACAGCAGCATCCTTGGCCAGGACTACTGCTTCGAG GTGACGACGTCATCAGGAAGCAAGTGCTTTTCCTGCCGGTCTGCAGCTGAGCGGGATAAGTGGATGGAGAACCTGCGGCGAGCGGTGCATCCCAACAAG GACAACAGCCGGCGTGTGGAGCACATCCTGAAGCTGTGGGTGATCGAGGCCAAGGACCTGCCAGCCAAGAAGAAGTACCTGTGCGAGCTGTGCCTGGACGATGTGCTCTATGCCCGCACCACGGGCAAGCTCAAGACGGACAATGTTTTCTGGGGCGAGCACTTTGAGTTCCACAACTTGCCGCCTCTGCGCACGGTCACTGTCCACCTGTACCGGGAGACcgacaagaagaagaagaaggagcgCAACAGTTACCTGGGCCTGGTGAGCCTACCTGCTGCCTCGGTGGCCGGGCGGCAGTTCGTGGAGAAGTGGTACCCGGTGGTGACGCCCAACCCCAAGGGCGGCAAGGGCCCTGGACCCATGATCCGCATCAAGGCGCGCTACCAAACCATCACCATCCTGCCCATGGAGATGTACAAAGAGTTCGCTGAGCACATCACCAACCACTACCTGGGGCTGTGTGCAGCCCTCGAGCCCATCCTCAGTGCCAAGACCAAGGAGGAGATGGCATCTGCCCTGGTGCACATCCTGCAGAGCACGGGCAAGGTGAAG GACTTCCTGACAGACCTGATGATGTCAGAGGTGGACCGCTGCGGGGACAACGAGCACCTCATCTTCCGGGAGAACACACTGGCCACCAAGGCCATTGAGGAGTACCTCAAGCTAGTGGGCCAGAAGTACCTGCAGGACGCCCTAG GTGAGTTCATCAAAGCGCTGTATGAGTCAGATGAGAACTGCGAAGTGGATCCCAGCAAGTGCTCGGCCGCTGACCTCCCAGAGCACCAGGGCAACCTCAAGATGTGCTGCGAGCTGGCCTTCTGCAAGATCATCAACTCCTACTG TGTCTTCCCACGGGAGTTGAAAGAGGTGTTTGCCTCGTGGAGGCAGGAGTGCAGCAGTCGCGGCCGGCCGGACATCAGTGAGCGGCTCATCAGCGCCTCCCTCTTCCTGCGCTTCCTCTGCCCAGCCATCATGTCGCCCTCACTCTTCAACCTGCTGCAGGAGTACCCTGATGACCGCACTGCCCGCACCCTCACCCTCATCGCCAAGGTCACCCAGAACCTGGCCAACTTTGCCAA ATTTGGCAGCAAGGAGGAATACATGTCCTTCATGAACCAGTTCCTAGAGCATGAGTGGACCAACATGCAGCGCTTCCTGCTGGAGATCTCCAACCCCGAGACCCTCTCCAATACAGCCGGCTTCGAGGGCTACATCGACCTGGGCCGCGAGCTCTCCAGCCTGCACTCACTGCTCTGGGAGGCCGTCAGCCAGCTGGAGCAG AGCATAGTATCCAAACTGGGACCCCTGCCTCGGATCCTGAGGGACGTCCACACAGCACTGAGCACCCCAGGTAGCGGGCAGCTCCCAGGGACCAATGACCTGGCCTCCACACCGGGCTCTGGCAGCAGCAGCATCTCAGCTGGGCTGCAGAAGATGGTGATTGAGAACGATCTTTCCGG TCTGATAGATTTCACCCGGTTACCGTCTCCAACCCCCGAAAACAAGGACTTGTTTTTTGTCACAAGGTCCTCCGGGGTCCAGCCCTCACCTGCCCGCAGCTCGAGTTACTCGGAAGCCAACGAGCCTGATCTTCAGATGGCCAACGGTGGCAAGAGCCTCTCCATGGTGGACCTCCAGGACGCCCGCACGCTGGACGGGGAGGCAGGCTCCCCGGCGGGCCCCGACGTCCTCCCCACAGATGGGCAGGCCGCTGCAGCTCAGCTGGTGGCCGGGTGGCCGGCCCGGGCAACCCCAGTGAACCTGGCAGGGCTGGCCACAGTGCGGCGGGCAGGCCAGACACCAACCACACCAGGCACCTCCGAGGGCGCGCCAGGCCGGCCCCAGCTGTTGGCACCGCTCTCCTTCCAGAACCCTGTGTACCAGATGGCGGCTGGCCTGCCGCTGTCACCCCGTGGCCTTGGCGACTCAGGCTCTGAGGGCCACAGCTCCCTGAGCTCACACAGCAACAGCGAGGAGTTGGCGGCCGCTGCCAAGCTGGGAAGTTTCAGCACTGCCGCGGAGGAGCTGGCTCGGCGGCCCGGTGAGCTGGCACGGCGACAGATGTCACTGACTGAAAAAGGCGGGCAGCCCACGGTGCCACGGCAGAACAGTGCTGGCCCCCAGAGGAGGATCGACCAGCctccgcccccacccccgccgccaCCTCCTGCCCCCCGCGGCCGGACGCCCCCCAACCTGCTGAGCACCCTGCAGTACCCAAGACCCTCAAGCGGAACCCTGGCGTCGGCCTCACCTGATTGGGTGGGCCCCAGTACCCGCCTGAGGCAGCAGTCCTCTTCCTCCAAGGGGGACAGCCCAGAACTGAAGCCACGGGCAGTGCACAAGCAG GGCCCTTCACCTGTGAGCCCCAATGCCCTGGACCGCACAGCCGCTTGGCTCTTGACCATGAACGCGCAGTTGTTAGAAGACGAGGGTCTGGGCCCAGACCCCCCCCACAGGGATAGGCTAAGGAGTAAGGACGAGCTCAGCCAAGCAGAAAAG GACCTGGCGGTGCTGCAGGACAAGCTGCGAATCTCCACCAAGAAGCTGGAGGAGTATGAGACCCTGTTCAAGTGCCAGGAGGAGACGACGCAGAAGCTGGTGCTGGAGTACCAGGCACGGCTGGAGGAGGGCGAGGAGCGGCTGCGGCGGCAGCAGGAGGACAAGGACATCCAGATGAAGGGCATCATCAGCAG GTTGATGTCCGTGGAGGAAGAACTGAAGAAGGACCACGCAGAGATGCAAGCGGCTGTGGACTCCAAACAGAAGATCATTGATGCCCAG GAGAAGCGCATTGCCTCGTTGGATGCCGCCAATGCCCGCCTCATGAGCGCCCTGACCCAGCTGAAAGAGAG tatGCATTAG
- the DAB2IP gene encoding disabled homolog 2-interacting protein isoform X11, which produces MPRLKESRSHESLLSPSSAVEALDLSMEEEVVIKPVHSSILGQDYCFEVTTSSGSKCFSCRSAAERDKWMENLRRAVHPNKDNSRRVEHILKLWVIEAKDLPAKKKYLCELCLDDVLYARTTGKLKTDNVFWGEHFEFHNLPPLRTVTVHLYRETDKKKKKERNSYLGLVSLPAASVAGRQFVEKWYPVVTPNPKGGKGPGPMIRIKARYQTITILPMEMYKEFAEHITNHYLGLCAALEPILSAKTKEEMASALVHILQSTGKVKDFLTDLMMSEVDRCGDNEHLIFRENTLATKAIEEYLKLVGQKYLQDALGEFIKALYESDENCEVDPSKCSAADLPEHQGNLKMCCELAFCKIINSYCVFPRELKEVFASWRQECSSRGRPDISERLISASLFLRFLCPAIMSPSLFNLLQEYPDDRTARTLTLIAKVTQNLANFAKFGSKEEYMSFMNQFLEHEWTNMQRFLLEISNPETLSNTAGFEGYIDLGRELSSLHSLLWEAVSQLEQSIVSKLGPLPRILRDVHTALSTPGSGQLPGTNDLASTPGSGSSSISAGLQKMVIENDLSGLIDFTRLPSPTPENKDLFFVTRSSGVQPSPARSSSYSEANEPDLQMANGGKSLSMVDLQDARTLDGEAGSPAGPDVLPTDGQAAAAQLVAGWPARATPVNLAGLATVRRAGQTPTTPGTSEGAPGRPQLLAPLSFQNPVYQMAAGLPLSPRGLGDSGSEGHSSLSSHSNSEELAAAAKLGSFSTAAEELARRPGELARRQMSLTEKGGQPTVPRQNSAGPQRRIDQPPPPPPPPPPAPRGRTPPNLLSTLQYPRPSSGTLASASPDWVGPSTRLRQQSSSSKGDSPELKPRAVHKQGPSPVSPNALDRTAAWLLTMNAQLLEDEGLGPDPPHRDRLRSKDELSQAEKDLAVLQDKLRISTKKLEEYETLFKCQEETTQKLVLEYQARLEEGEERLRRQQEDKDIQMKGIISRLMSVEEELKKDHAEMQAAVDSKQKIIDAQEKRIASLDAANARLMSALTQLKERYSMQARNGISPTNPTKLQITENGEFRNSSNC; this is translated from the exons ATGCCGAGGCTGAAGGAGTCTCGCTCCCACGAGTCCCTGCTCAGCCCCAGCAGTGCAGTGGAGGCGCTGGACCTCAGCATGGAGGAAGAGGTGGTCATCAAGCCCGTGCACAGCAGCATCCTTGGCCAGGACTACTGCTTCGAG GTGACGACGTCATCAGGAAGCAAGTGCTTTTCCTGCCGGTCTGCAGCTGAGCGGGATAAGTGGATGGAGAACCTGCGGCGAGCGGTGCATCCCAACAAG GACAACAGCCGGCGTGTGGAGCACATCCTGAAGCTGTGGGTGATCGAGGCCAAGGACCTGCCAGCCAAGAAGAAGTACCTGTGCGAGCTGTGCCTGGACGATGTGCTCTATGCCCGCACCACGGGCAAGCTCAAGACGGACAATGTTTTCTGGGGCGAGCACTTTGAGTTCCACAACTTGCCGCCTCTGCGCACGGTCACTGTCCACCTGTACCGGGAGACcgacaagaagaagaagaaggagcgCAACAGTTACCTGGGCCTGGTGAGCCTACCTGCTGCCTCGGTGGCCGGGCGGCAGTTCGTGGAGAAGTGGTACCCGGTGGTGACGCCCAACCCCAAGGGCGGCAAGGGCCCTGGACCCATGATCCGCATCAAGGCGCGCTACCAAACCATCACCATCCTGCCCATGGAGATGTACAAAGAGTTCGCTGAGCACATCACCAACCACTACCTGGGGCTGTGTGCAGCCCTCGAGCCCATCCTCAGTGCCAAGACCAAGGAGGAGATGGCATCTGCCCTGGTGCACATCCTGCAGAGCACGGGCAAGGTGAAG GACTTCCTGACAGACCTGATGATGTCAGAGGTGGACCGCTGCGGGGACAACGAGCACCTCATCTTCCGGGAGAACACACTGGCCACCAAGGCCATTGAGGAGTACCTCAAGCTAGTGGGCCAGAAGTACCTGCAGGACGCCCTAG GTGAGTTCATCAAAGCGCTGTATGAGTCAGATGAGAACTGCGAAGTGGATCCCAGCAAGTGCTCGGCCGCTGACCTCCCAGAGCACCAGGGCAACCTCAAGATGTGCTGCGAGCTGGCCTTCTGCAAGATCATCAACTCCTACTG TGTCTTCCCACGGGAGTTGAAAGAGGTGTTTGCCTCGTGGAGGCAGGAGTGCAGCAGTCGCGGCCGGCCGGACATCAGTGAGCGGCTCATCAGCGCCTCCCTCTTCCTGCGCTTCCTCTGCCCAGCCATCATGTCGCCCTCACTCTTCAACCTGCTGCAGGAGTACCCTGATGACCGCACTGCCCGCACCCTCACCCTCATCGCCAAGGTCACCCAGAACCTGGCCAACTTTGCCAA ATTTGGCAGCAAGGAGGAATACATGTCCTTCATGAACCAGTTCCTAGAGCATGAGTGGACCAACATGCAGCGCTTCCTGCTGGAGATCTCCAACCCCGAGACCCTCTCCAATACAGCCGGCTTCGAGGGCTACATCGACCTGGGCCGCGAGCTCTCCAGCCTGCACTCACTGCTCTGGGAGGCCGTCAGCCAGCTGGAGCAG AGCATAGTATCCAAACTGGGACCCCTGCCTCGGATCCTGAGGGACGTCCACACAGCACTGAGCACCCCAGGTAGCGGGCAGCTCCCAGGGACCAATGACCTGGCCTCCACACCGGGCTCTGGCAGCAGCAGCATCTCAGCTGGGCTGCAGAAGATGGTGATTGAGAACGATCTTTCCGG TCTGATAGATTTCACCCGGTTACCGTCTCCAACCCCCGAAAACAAGGACTTGTTTTTTGTCACAAGGTCCTCCGGGGTCCAGCCCTCACCTGCCCGCAGCTCGAGTTACTCGGAAGCCAACGAGCCTGATCTTCAGATGGCCAACGGTGGCAAGAGCCTCTCCATGGTGGACCTCCAGGACGCCCGCACGCTGGACGGGGAGGCAGGCTCCCCGGCGGGCCCCGACGTCCTCCCCACAGATGGGCAGGCCGCTGCAGCTCAGCTGGTGGCCGGGTGGCCGGCCCGGGCAACCCCAGTGAACCTGGCAGGGCTGGCCACAGTGCGGCGGGCAGGCCAGACACCAACCACACCAGGCACCTCCGAGGGCGCGCCAGGCCGGCCCCAGCTGTTGGCACCGCTCTCCTTCCAGAACCCTGTGTACCAGATGGCGGCTGGCCTGCCGCTGTCACCCCGTGGCCTTGGCGACTCAGGCTCTGAGGGCCACAGCTCCCTGAGCTCACACAGCAACAGCGAGGAGTTGGCGGCCGCTGCCAAGCTGGGAAGTTTCAGCACTGCCGCGGAGGAGCTGGCTCGGCGGCCCGGTGAGCTGGCACGGCGACAGATGTCACTGACTGAAAAAGGCGGGCAGCCCACGGTGCCACGGCAGAACAGTGCTGGCCCCCAGAGGAGGATCGACCAGCctccgcccccacccccgccgccaCCTCCTGCCCCCCGCGGCCGGACGCCCCCCAACCTGCTGAGCACCCTGCAGTACCCAAGACCCTCAAGCGGAACCCTGGCGTCGGCCTCACCTGATTGGGTGGGCCCCAGTACCCGCCTGAGGCAGCAGTCCTCTTCCTCCAAGGGGGACAGCCCAGAACTGAAGCCACGGGCAGTGCACAAGCAG GGCCCTTCACCTGTGAGCCCCAATGCCCTGGACCGCACAGCCGCTTGGCTCTTGACCATGAACGCGCAGTTGTTAGAAGACGAGGGTCTGGGCCCAGACCCCCCCCACAGGGATAGGCTAAGGAGTAAGGACGAGCTCAGCCAAGCAGAAAAG GACCTGGCGGTGCTGCAGGACAAGCTGCGAATCTCCACCAAGAAGCTGGAGGAGTATGAGACCCTGTTCAAGTGCCAGGAGGAGACGACGCAGAAGCTGGTGCTGGAGTACCAGGCACGGCTGGAGGAGGGCGAGGAGCGGCTGCGGCGGCAGCAGGAGGACAAGGACATCCAGATGAAGGGCATCATCAGCAG GTTGATGTCCGTGGAGGAAGAACTGAAGAAGGACCACGCAGAGATGCAAGCGGCTGTGGACTCCAAACAGAAGATCATTGATGCCCAG GAGAAGCGCATTGCCTCGTTGGATGCCGCCAATGCCCGCCTCATGAGCGCCCTGACCCAGCTGAAAGAGAGGTACAGCATGCAAGCCCGTAACGGCATCTCCCCCACCAACCCCACCAAATTGCAGATTACTGAGAACGGCGAGTTCAGAAACAGCAGCAATTGTTAA